Proteins found in one Pelobates fuscus isolate aPelFus1 chromosome 10, aPelFus1.pri, whole genome shotgun sequence genomic segment:
- the LDB1 gene encoding LIM domain-binding protein 1 isoform X6, whose amino-acid sequence MSVGCACPGCSSKSFKLYSPKEPPNGNAFPPFHPGTMLDRDVGPTPMYPPTYLEPGIGRHTPYGNQTDYRIFELNKRLQNWTEECDNLWWDAFTTEFFEDDAMLTITFCLEDGPKRYTIGRTLIPRYFRSIFEGGATELYYVLKHPKESFHNNFVSLDCDQCTMVTQHGKPMFTQVCVEGRLYLEFMFDDMMRIKTWHFSIRQHRELIPRSILAMHAQDPQMLDQLSKNITRCGLSNSTLNYLRLCVILEPMQELMSRHKTYSLSPRDCLKTCLFQKWQRMVAPPAEPARQAPNKRRKRKMSGGSTMSSGGGNTNNSNSKKKSPASTFALSSQVPASASP is encoded by the exons gctGTTCCTCAAAGTCATTCAAACTGTACTCGCCAAAGGAGCCCCCCAACGGCAACGCCTTCCCCCCCTTCCACCCAGGCACAATGCTGGATCGAGATGTGGG ACCTACTCCGATGTATCCACCTACATATCTGGAACCGGGGATAGG GAGGCACACACCGTATGGGAACCAGACAGACTACAGAATATTCGAGCTGAACAAACGGCTTCAAAATTGGACAGAG GAATGTGACAATCTTTGGTGGGATGCGTTCACCACTGAATTCTTTGAAGATGATGCCATGCTGACTATTACGTTTTGTTTGGAAGATGGACCAAAACGATACa cCATTGGACGGACACTGATTCCCCGGTATTTCCGCAGCATTTTTGAGGGAGGGGCTACAGAGTTATATTATGTTTTAAAGCATCCCAAGGAGTCATTCCACAATAACTTTGTCTCCCTTGATTGCGATCAGTGCACAATGGTCACACAGCATGGAAAACCCATGTTCACACAG GTTTGTGTGGAGGGAAGACTGTACCTGGAATTCATGTTTGATGACATGATGAGGATAAAAACGTGGCATTTCAGCATCCGGCAACATCGAGAACTAATTCCCAGGAGTATCCTTGCCATGCAC GCCCAAGACCCACAAATGTTGGACCAGCTGTCAAAGAACATCACAAGATGCGGGCTATCAAATTCCACACTCAACTACCTCCGA CTGTGTGTAATTTTAGAACCAATGCAGGAGCTCATGTCCAGACACAAGACGTACAGTTTAAGTCCTCGTGATTGTCTCAAGACATGCCTCTTCCAGAAATGGCAGCGGATGGTGGCACCACCAG CGGAACCTGCCAGACAGGCGCCCAATAAGCGCAGGAAAAGAAAGATGTCCGGTGGAAGCACCATGAGCTCTGGAGGGGGCAACACGAATAACAGTAACAGCAAAAAGAAAAGCCCTGCGAGTACCTTTGCCCTCTCCAGCCAGGTACCT
- the LDB1 gene encoding LIM domain-binding protein 1 isoform X7, with the protein MSVGCACPGCSSKSFKLYSPKEPPNGNAFPPFHPGTMLDRDVGPTPMYPPTYLEPGIGRHTPYGNQTDYRIFELNKRLQNWTEECDNLWWDAFTTEFFEDDAMLTITFCLEDGPKRYTIGRTLIPRYFRSIFEGGATELYYVLKHPKESFHNNFVSLDCDQCTMVTQHGKPMFTQVCVEGRLYLEFMFDDMMRIKTWHFSIRQHRELIPRSILAMHAQDPQMLDQLSKNITRCGLSNSTLNYLRLCVILEPMQELMSRHKTYSLSPRDCLKTCLFQKWQRMVAPPAEPARQAPNKRRKRKMSGGSTMSSGGGNTNNSNSKKKSPASTFALSSQASASP; encoded by the exons gctGTTCCTCAAAGTCATTCAAACTGTACTCGCCAAAGGAGCCCCCCAACGGCAACGCCTTCCCCCCCTTCCACCCAGGCACAATGCTGGATCGAGATGTGGG ACCTACTCCGATGTATCCACCTACATATCTGGAACCGGGGATAGG GAGGCACACACCGTATGGGAACCAGACAGACTACAGAATATTCGAGCTGAACAAACGGCTTCAAAATTGGACAGAG GAATGTGACAATCTTTGGTGGGATGCGTTCACCACTGAATTCTTTGAAGATGATGCCATGCTGACTATTACGTTTTGTTTGGAAGATGGACCAAAACGATACa cCATTGGACGGACACTGATTCCCCGGTATTTCCGCAGCATTTTTGAGGGAGGGGCTACAGAGTTATATTATGTTTTAAAGCATCCCAAGGAGTCATTCCACAATAACTTTGTCTCCCTTGATTGCGATCAGTGCACAATGGTCACACAGCATGGAAAACCCATGTTCACACAG GTTTGTGTGGAGGGAAGACTGTACCTGGAATTCATGTTTGATGACATGATGAGGATAAAAACGTGGCATTTCAGCATCCGGCAACATCGAGAACTAATTCCCAGGAGTATCCTTGCCATGCAC GCCCAAGACCCACAAATGTTGGACCAGCTGTCAAAGAACATCACAAGATGCGGGCTATCAAATTCCACACTCAACTACCTCCGA CTGTGTGTAATTTTAGAACCAATGCAGGAGCTCATGTCCAGACACAAGACGTACAGTTTAAGTCCTCGTGATTGTCTCAAGACATGCCTCTTCCAGAAATGGCAGCGGATGGTGGCACCACCAG CGGAACCTGCCAGACAGGCGCCCAATAAGCGCAGGAAAAGAAAGATGTCCGGTGGAAGCACCATGAGCTCTGGAGGGGGCAACACGAATAACAGTAACAGCAAAAAGAAAAGCCCTGCGAGTACCTTTGCCCTCTCCAGCCAG